A genomic region of Kribbella sp. NBC_00382 contains the following coding sequences:
- a CDS encoding GNAT family N-acetyltransferase gives MRAVKCDVAPLLHLDGGFDLRPAAASDASTVAWWMAQPHIQKWWCQDWSVERWAQAIEGQLAGEHSIPCLTTVDGEDFAYLELYRVRHDRLAEYYAWQEHDWGVHVAIGDTDRLGQGLGRRLLRALADALLRADPLSQRVVAEPDVTNLPSVRAFEAAGFVTQGELEFPEKKALLMVRTRTVEA, from the coding sequence GTGCGCGCAGTGAAGTGTGATGTCGCGCCGCTGTTGCACCTGGACGGCGGCTTCGATCTGCGGCCCGCCGCCGCGTCGGATGCTTCGACCGTCGCCTGGTGGATGGCGCAGCCGCATATCCAGAAGTGGTGGTGCCAGGACTGGTCGGTCGAGCGGTGGGCGCAGGCGATCGAGGGGCAGCTCGCGGGCGAGCACTCGATCCCTTGTCTCACCACTGTCGACGGTGAGGACTTCGCCTACCTCGAGCTGTACAGGGTGCGGCACGACCGGCTGGCGGAGTACTACGCCTGGCAGGAGCACGACTGGGGCGTACATGTGGCCATCGGCGACACCGACCGGCTCGGCCAGGGCCTGGGCCGTCGGCTGCTGCGAGCGCTCGCCGATGCCCTGCTGCGGGCCGATCCGCTCAGCCAGCGGGTAGTCGCCGAGCCCGATGTCACCAATCTTCCGTCGGTCCGCGCGTTCGAGGCGGCCGGCTTCGTCACCCAGGGGGAGCTGGAGTTCCCCGAGAAGAAAGCACTACTGATGGTCCGCACCCGGACCGTGGAGGCCTGA
- a CDS encoding Mom family adenine methylcarbamoylation protein: MPTDSYALQDLRFVSYDAQNAANIFSHLHYLRSARAGSKNYALVDPLHGRPVSLCSVSPLEWSVVGRQLRSQFGVLPERVWDVSRVYSFDLAPANAISFLLAKVRTAVRQSEPTAELLVTAVDPNLGFTGSSYRAANWQQWMAIRARPYLYLDRRYVSPRKLREGYGTANLAEVRAQSGAIVEQSRATLLNSAIYCCRIKGETEVVPAGDQRLLRR; the protein is encoded by the coding sequence ATGCCGACCGACTCCTATGCCCTGCAGGATCTCCGGTTCGTCTCCTACGACGCCCAGAATGCGGCCAATATATTCAGTCACCTGCATTATCTGCGGAGCGCGCGGGCAGGCTCGAAGAATTACGCGCTGGTCGATCCGCTGCACGGCCGGCCGGTGTCCTTGTGCAGCGTTTCTCCGCTCGAGTGGTCGGTGGTCGGACGGCAATTGCGCAGCCAGTTCGGCGTGCTGCCGGAGCGGGTGTGGGACGTGTCCCGGGTTTATTCGTTCGACCTGGCGCCGGCCAATGCGATCTCCTTCCTGCTGGCCAAGGTGCGCACCGCCGTGCGGCAGAGTGAGCCGACGGCGGAGCTGCTGGTGACGGCAGTCGATCCGAATCTGGGCTTCACCGGCTCGAGCTACCGGGCGGCGAATTGGCAACAGTGGATGGCGATCCGGGCTCGTCCCTACCTCTATCTCGATCGCCGCTACGTCAGTCCGCGCAAGCTGCGGGAGGGCTACGGTACGGCGAACCTGGCCGAGGTGCGGGCGCAATCCGGAGCGATTGTCGAGCAGAGCCGGGCGACGCTGCTCAATTCAGCGATCTACTGCTGCCGGATCAAGGGCGAGACCGAGGTCGTACCGGCAGGGGATCAGCGGCTGCTCCGTCGCTGA
- a CDS encoding IucA/IucC family protein has protein sequence MTWASSSSALLAKLISQLCTEDLLRPDGDRLSFGAATYSFSASRGGFGSYQVVAGSVRRTAAGILGNDESEEATDPVQFLVDAAGALGLSGSTVAGYVAELSSTLAADVRIASTAVPNVDLVGLSHTSLEGHLTGHPLLVANKGRLGFSASDSLRYTPEARTPLRLVWLAVRRGLAEFRGTPELSEHSVLKQELGSTWDAFRSQLVDPDSYVWLPCHPWQLDHVVATQWARELATGEIVVLGEGPDDYLPSQSIRTMVNTSQPDRYQVKLPLKILNTSVYRGIPPHCSLAAPMVTQWLRGLWHRDEVFNRLGTELLGEVASVTVRHPQLSSGVPYQWTETLGCIWRDPLTTRLAAGETAWPLAAVLHRDADGEPLVAALIGEADAEVWIAELISTLIRPLLHLMHHYGITVNPHGENLSIICGPDGLPSRLVIKDLIDDVNISTAPIPARGPEPDSHDRVLPRKPWHILRQYLVDALFLGVLSPLADVLASSDLVAPDKLWSLLRGEIEEYARAHPQYQDRLEATALLEETFARYPLNGYRLTLGYTDLDTRPPIPVTGRMPNPLHGVQSIRPAREW, from the coding sequence ATGACCTGGGCGTCGAGTTCTTCCGCGCTGCTGGCGAAACTCATCTCGCAGCTCTGCACGGAGGACCTGCTCCGGCCTGACGGAGATCGCTTGTCGTTCGGTGCGGCGACCTATTCGTTCTCCGCGAGCCGTGGTGGCTTTGGCAGCTACCAGGTGGTCGCTGGGTCGGTACGGCGTACAGCGGCCGGCATCCTCGGCAATGACGAGAGCGAGGAGGCCACTGACCCAGTGCAGTTCCTGGTGGATGCAGCGGGTGCCCTTGGGCTCTCGGGCTCCACCGTCGCTGGGTATGTGGCCGAGCTGTCCAGCACGTTGGCTGCCGACGTACGGATTGCTTCTACTGCTGTGCCTAATGTTGATTTGGTGGGGTTGTCGCACACTTCGCTTGAAGGGCACCTGACCGGACATCCGCTGCTAGTGGCCAACAAGGGCCGGCTGGGCTTCTCTGCCTCGGACAGTCTCCGCTACACGCCTGAAGCCCGTACTCCGCTCCGCCTGGTCTGGCTGGCCGTGCGGCGAGGGCTGGCCGAGTTCCGGGGGACTCCGGAGCTGTCGGAGCACTCAGTCCTCAAGCAGGAACTTGGCTCGACTTGGGACGCCTTCCGCTCCCAGTTGGTCGACCCTGACTCCTACGTGTGGCTCCCTTGCCATCCGTGGCAACTCGACCACGTAGTAGCGACCCAATGGGCGCGAGAGCTGGCCACCGGCGAGATCGTCGTGCTGGGGGAGGGGCCGGACGATTACCTGCCGAGCCAGTCGATCCGAACCATGGTCAACACCTCGCAGCCCGACCGCTACCAGGTCAAGCTCCCCCTGAAGATCCTGAACACCTCTGTGTACCGGGGCATCCCGCCGCATTGCTCGCTGGCGGCGCCGATGGTGACTCAATGGCTGCGCGGACTCTGGCACCGGGATGAGGTCTTCAACCGCCTGGGGACCGAGTTGCTGGGCGAGGTCGCGTCGGTGACTGTGCGGCATCCGCAGTTGTCCTCTGGCGTTCCGTATCAGTGGACGGAGACGCTTGGCTGCATCTGGCGTGATCCGCTGACGACGCGTCTGGCCGCGGGCGAGACTGCTTGGCCGCTGGCCGCAGTACTGCATCGAGATGCCGATGGGGAGCCGTTGGTGGCTGCCCTGATCGGCGAGGCTGATGCTGAGGTTTGGATTGCTGAGCTCATCTCGACCCTCATCCGCCCACTGCTCCACCTCATGCACCACTACGGCATCACCGTGAACCCGCACGGCGAGAACCTCTCCATCATCTGCGGCCCCGACGGCCTCCCGTCCCGCCTGGTGATCAAGGACCTCATCGACGACGTCAACATCTCCACAGCCCCGATCCCGGCCCGAGGCCCCGAACCCGACTCCCACGACCGAGTCCTCCCACGCAAGCCGTGGCACATCCTCCGCCAGTACCTCGTCGACGCCCTGTTCCTAGGCGTCCTCAGCCCATTGGCAGACGTCCTTGCCAGTTCCGATTTGGTTGCTCCTGACAAACTCTGGTCCCTCCTCCGCGGCGAGATCGAGGAGTACGCCCGCGCCCACCCGCAGTACCAAGACCGCCTGGAAGCCACCGCCCTCCTGGAAGAAACCTTCGCCCGCTACCCCCTCAACGGCTACCGCCTAACCCTCGGCTACACCGACCTGGACACCCGCCCACCCATCCCTGTCACCGGCCGAATGCCCAACCCGCTGCACGGAGTGCAAAGCATCAGACCAGCTCGCGAGTGGTAA
- a CDS encoding SCO7613 C-terminal domain-containing membrane protein — translation MSPQATLLSLGVLLLLAAGVTFLAVTWDSLSVPVQASIIATLAALALAGSVLIARRKLTGTAEALAILGSGLLTVDLYGARALGLISPDTMDGLTYFGLAAAIVAATNLLLSRIAPSVITYGVAVVIIGQLPLPFLLADRVALAPFLLGLLIQVAITLYWTSKSTKLIRITGALCSAVVFWGLMITGCGRILISLDSAAALSPVIATTAVICLSAAVGILLLRTIALPFSFPPALGESACTAAAAFALATCLPQIPTTGRWLDTALATVLALAALLMLKRTTMLWTATTVVALVNFVVCAAADDLVQLGLISATVAALALVAAWRKRLNPPTAAITASIAAQLAIVLTTYDGLFTLWTGAILLSVVGATSISTACPVSNGDLERALLIPATFATAIAESIALIDTRPTITGIVLTITAAPLVAYGMRPTRRPALLLAGLLLSLANTAFALGTTATTLEWFTLPPAAVILAIGIYAYRTQPSWIYLGPGLLLALAPSALVANSNYDYLRTTFVVAAAVAVILIGTRYSLQAPFIIGATVLLKIALWQFLEVAPLIPRWITLATAGLILLTVGATYERHLKTAKQAAHWLTSLR, via the coding sequence TTGAGCCCGCAAGCAACGCTTCTCAGCCTCGGCGTACTCCTCCTGCTAGCCGCCGGCGTCACCTTCCTAGCCGTCACCTGGGACAGTCTCTCCGTCCCCGTCCAGGCCTCGATCATCGCCACCCTCGCCGCACTGGCCCTGGCCGGATCCGTCCTTATAGCACGCCGAAAGCTCACTGGTACCGCTGAAGCGCTGGCCATTCTCGGCAGCGGCTTGCTCACGGTCGACCTGTACGGCGCCCGCGCCCTCGGCCTGATCTCCCCAGACACGATGGACGGCCTCACCTACTTCGGCCTGGCCGCCGCGATAGTTGCCGCGACCAACCTCTTGCTGTCACGCATCGCACCCAGCGTGATCACGTACGGTGTCGCCGTCGTCATCATCGGTCAACTCCCGCTGCCCTTCTTGCTGGCCGACCGCGTAGCCCTCGCCCCCTTCCTGCTCGGCCTGCTCATCCAGGTAGCGATCACCCTCTACTGGACGTCCAAGAGCACCAAGCTCATCCGCATCACTGGCGCACTCTGCTCCGCCGTCGTCTTCTGGGGCCTGATGATCACCGGCTGCGGCCGCATCCTCATCAGCCTCGACTCGGCGGCAGCGCTCTCCCCCGTCATCGCCACAACGGCTGTCATCTGCCTCTCAGCAGCCGTCGGCATCCTCCTGCTCCGCACGATCGCGCTTCCCTTCTCCTTCCCACCAGCCCTCGGCGAATCAGCCTGTACTGCGGCAGCCGCGTTCGCCCTAGCCACCTGCCTCCCCCAAATCCCCACCACCGGCCGCTGGCTCGACACTGCCCTAGCCACCGTCCTCGCCTTGGCAGCTCTCCTGATGCTCAAGCGGACCACCATGCTTTGGACCGCGACGACAGTCGTTGCCCTAGTCAACTTCGTCGTCTGCGCCGCCGCCGACGACCTCGTGCAACTCGGCCTGATCTCCGCCACCGTCGCTGCCCTGGCCCTGGTCGCCGCGTGGCGCAAACGCCTAAACCCACCGACCGCAGCGATCACCGCCAGCATCGCCGCTCAACTAGCGATCGTCCTGACCACCTACGACGGCCTCTTCACCCTCTGGACCGGCGCCATCCTGCTATCGGTGGTGGGCGCAACCTCGATCTCCACCGCCTGCCCGGTCAGCAACGGCGACCTGGAACGTGCCCTCCTGATCCCCGCAACCTTCGCAACAGCCATCGCCGAATCCATCGCCCTCATCGACACCCGCCCCACCATCACCGGCATCGTCCTCACCATCACCGCAGCCCCCTTAGTTGCCTACGGCATGCGTCCCACCCGCCGCCCCGCCCTACTCCTGGCCGGCCTCCTCCTATCCCTCGCCAACACAGCCTTCGCCCTAGGAACCACCGCCACCACCCTCGAATGGTTCACCCTGCCTCCCGCGGCGGTCATCCTCGCGATCGGCATCTACGCCTACCGCACCCAACCCAGCTGGATCTACCTAGGCCCCGGCCTACTCCTGGCCCTCGCCCCCTCCGCCCTAGTTGCCAACAGCAACTACGACTACCTCCGCACCACCTTCGTAGTAGCCGCCGCCGTAGCCGTGATCCTCATCGGCACCCGCTACTCCCTCCAGGCCCCCTTCATCATCGGCGCCACCGTCCTCCTGAAAATCGCCCTCTGGCAATTCCTAGAGGTAGCCCCATTGATCCCCCGCTGGATCACCCTGGCCACCGCCGGCCTAATCCTCCTGACAGTAGGAGCCACCTATGAACGCCACCTAAAAACCGCCAAACAAGCAGCCCACTGGCTAACCTCGCTGCGCTGA
- a CDS encoding lysine N(6)-hydroxylase/L-ornithine N(5)-oxygenase family protein — MTTEPYDVIAIGCGPFNLGLAALASGLDDLKLAVLDSRPEFTWHRGLMFGDAMLQVSFMADLVSLVEPAHPLSFLSYLRDNDRLYQFYVREKFHPTRREYEAYLRWCSAQLDSLHFGHHVSEVVFDGDAFVLTVERAGTVEVFRARHLVLGVGTEPAVPAALADLPEERFLHSADYLFRREDLLRAGRVTVVGSGQSGAECALDLLRANAEGGPGVAWLTRTAAYTPLDYSKLVLEMTTPSYVDYFHALGESTRDRLVKDQWRHYKGISSDTLEEIHDVLYQRDLNASAVAPVELQVGVAVESAVARADGIELTMRHADSGRTFQHVTDAVVAATGYRNRPLPFFTALDPLVHRDAAGRWVVNRDHSISTDSPLTGRLFVANADLHSHGVAAPDLGIGAIRNATILNSVAGREIFRLPKSTAFTSFSIPG; from the coding sequence ATGACTACCGAGCCGTACGACGTGATCGCCATCGGCTGTGGCCCGTTCAACCTGGGGCTGGCCGCGCTGGCCAGTGGCTTGGACGATCTGAAGCTGGCGGTACTGGACAGCCGGCCCGAGTTCACCTGGCATCGCGGGCTGATGTTCGGCGACGCGATGCTGCAGGTGTCCTTCATGGCCGACCTGGTCAGCCTGGTGGAGCCGGCGCATCCGCTGTCGTTCCTTTCGTACCTGCGCGATAACGACCGGCTGTACCAGTTCTACGTGCGGGAGAAGTTCCACCCGACGCGGCGCGAGTACGAGGCGTATCTGCGCTGGTGTTCGGCGCAGCTGGACTCGCTGCACTTCGGGCACCACGTGTCGGAGGTGGTGTTCGACGGGGACGCGTTTGTGCTGACCGTGGAGCGCGCTGGGACGGTTGAGGTGTTCAGGGCTCGCCATCTGGTGCTGGGCGTTGGTACTGAGCCGGCAGTACCCGCTGCGCTTGCCGACTTGCCGGAGGAGCGGTTCCTGCACTCCGCCGACTACCTGTTCCGCCGGGAGGACCTGCTGCGTGCTGGACGCGTGACAGTGGTCGGGTCGGGGCAGTCCGGTGCTGAGTGCGCACTGGACCTGCTGCGGGCCAATGCCGAGGGTGGGCCGGGTGTTGCGTGGCTGACCCGCACAGCGGCGTACACGCCTCTGGATTACTCCAAGCTGGTACTGGAGATGACTACGCCTTCGTATGTGGACTACTTCCATGCGCTGGGGGAGTCGACGCGGGACCGGCTGGTCAAGGATCAGTGGCGGCACTACAAGGGCATCTCCTCGGACACCTTGGAGGAGATCCACGACGTGCTCTACCAGCGCGACCTCAATGCTTCGGCGGTCGCGCCTGTCGAGCTGCAGGTAGGGGTAGCCGTGGAGTCGGCGGTGGCGCGGGCTGACGGCATCGAGCTGACCATGCGGCACGCTGACAGCGGGCGGACCTTCCAGCACGTGACGGACGCGGTGGTGGCCGCTACTGGCTACCGCAATCGTCCACTGCCGTTCTTCACGGCTTTGGACCCGCTGGTGCACAGAGATGCCGCTGGGCGGTGGGTGGTGAACCGGGACCACAGCATCAGTACCGATAGCCCGCTTACTGGTCGACTGTTCGTCGCTAACGCGGACCTGCACAGCCATGGTGTCGCGGCTCCCGACCTGGGCATCGGGGCCATCCGCAACGCCACGATCCTCAACAGTGTGGCTGGAAGGGAGATCTTCCGGCTGCCCAAGTCCACGGCGTTCACTAGCTTCTCCATCCCGGGATGA
- a CDS encoding IucA/IucC family protein: MISPTSVAVEAHLNAILRCYTRETSVPVTAGPLTLAVGSSTVTATVLHASRTGLHGFAEVRVDGVPVSPEGLVRLLSVDADPAEIDDLAARTAESVRNVTVFVADGGERGPGRFLEAEQALLFGHLNHPAPKSRDGLSGAELAEYSPELGGRFAVHWFAVDAELVSSDQVAGAPSLQGLDALQLMAALAGITPPDGRVLVPAHPWQAGDLVKRPRVASLIADGRMEALGPLGAKWYPTSSLRTVYHPDLPVMLKLSLGLRITNSRRESTPTELRRGLEINRLLDAAYNAGTATAHPRFSIVRDPAWVALDEGGPLLTGLDVAVREVPAAVDSYACLAGLVAPRPGELSRLGAAVAGHGDGGAEAWVASYVDEVLVPMLHLYAETGIGLEAHQQNTLVRLDDAGRVAGGAYRDNQGYYLASSYLRGLLDVTGLSDSTLAVVEDVIVDDRLTYYLLHNQALAVVGSLAVDGLADEDALLEVVRDRLSEALPALKTAGPSGDRLAQRWLSAAQLPCKANMMTRLRGIDEVVAPLDAQSVYLDVPNPLRLGARSEV; this comes from the coding sequence GTGATCTCACCCACCTCAGTGGCGGTCGAAGCTCATCTCAACGCGATCCTGCGGTGCTACACGCGGGAGACCTCCGTGCCAGTCACGGCCGGCCCACTGACGCTGGCGGTCGGCTCGTCGACCGTGACGGCGACAGTGCTGCACGCGTCGAGAACTGGGTTGCACGGCTTTGCCGAGGTACGGGTCGACGGCGTGCCGGTAAGTCCGGAGGGGTTGGTGCGACTGCTGTCGGTCGACGCCGACCCGGCCGAGATCGACGACCTCGCGGCCCGTACTGCGGAGTCCGTCCGGAACGTGACGGTCTTCGTGGCCGACGGCGGTGAGCGTGGCCCCGGACGCTTCCTCGAGGCCGAGCAGGCACTGCTGTTCGGCCATCTGAACCACCCGGCTCCGAAGAGCCGGGATGGGTTGAGCGGTGCCGAGCTGGCGGAGTACTCGCCGGAGCTGGGTGGCCGCTTCGCGGTGCACTGGTTCGCAGTGGACGCCGAGCTGGTGTCCTCGGACCAGGTGGCCGGCGCGCCATCACTGCAGGGACTGGACGCCTTGCAGCTGATGGCCGCGCTGGCCGGCATCACGCCTCCCGACGGCCGGGTGCTGGTACCGGCGCATCCCTGGCAGGCCGGTGACCTGGTCAAGCGGCCGCGAGTCGCCTCACTGATCGCCGATGGGCGGATGGAGGCGCTGGGGCCGCTGGGTGCGAAGTGGTACCCGACCTCGAGTCTGCGCACCGTGTACCACCCGGATCTGCCCGTCATGCTCAAGCTGTCGCTGGGGCTGCGCATCACCAACTCTCGCCGTGAGTCGACACCGACGGAGCTGCGGCGAGGCCTGGAGATCAACCGGTTGCTGGACGCCGCGTACAACGCCGGTACTGCGACGGCGCACCCGCGGTTCTCCATCGTCCGGGACCCGGCCTGGGTTGCACTGGATGAGGGTGGGCCGCTGTTGACCGGGCTGGACGTCGCTGTGCGCGAAGTACCGGCTGCTGTTGACAGCTATGCGTGTCTGGCCGGGCTCGTGGCACCGCGGCCAGGTGAGCTCAGTCGTCTTGGGGCTGCTGTCGCAGGTCATGGGGACGGTGGAGCAGAGGCGTGGGTGGCGTCGTACGTGGACGAAGTACTCGTACCGATGCTGCACCTGTACGCCGAGACGGGGATCGGGCTGGAGGCCCATCAGCAGAACACCCTGGTACGGCTGGACGACGCAGGGCGGGTTGCTGGTGGGGCCTACCGCGACAACCAGGGCTACTACCTGGCTTCGTCGTACCTGCGTGGGTTGCTGGACGTGACTGGGTTGAGTGACTCGACCCTGGCTGTGGTGGAGGACGTGATAGTCGACGACCGGCTGACGTACTACCTGCTGCACAACCAGGCGCTTGCAGTGGTGGGCTCCCTGGCCGTCGACGGGCTGGCTGACGAGGATGCGCTGCTTGAGGTCGTCCGGGATCGGCTGTCGGAGGCGCTACCGGCGTTGAAGACTGCTGGGCCTAGTGGAGACCGTCTGGCGCAGCGTTGGCTGTCCGCCGCCCAGCTGCCTTGCAAGGCCAACATGATGACCCGGCTGCGCGGTATCGACGAGGTAGTCGCACCGCTGGACGCGCAGTCGGTCTATCTGGACGTACCGAATCCCCTGCGGTTGGGTGCGCGCAGTGAAGTGTGA
- a CDS encoding pyridoxal phosphate-dependent decarboxylase family protein: MSSLDAPHSPFDRDERVVELHRWPLASTVRDSKRGPLPAGTPAAVQQRTAELLGAPRVPSTGVGESAALDLIAGLLDRDGIDLSHPHAAAHLQPPVLQVAVDADALASASNASMDTYDSGPVTLEIERWVVRALATMAGFGPSADGVLTPGGSISNLLAVLIARDNAAAAVGIDVRRNGLAGLEKPVVFCSELAHFSVQRACAALGLGEDAAITIPADGDFRMRLDILGDELAKPGRTPLAVIATAGTTDYGSIDPIAQIAGLARQYGAWVHVDAAYGFGALFSDRLAPLLAELPCADSVTLDLHKIGWQPAATSMLLVADRERFASLGRSVEYLNPADDIDSGLDGLLGRSLQTTRRPDAVKVATTLTAYGRAGLGKMLDTCHELAHAAAARVVADSNLELLAPVTLTTVLFRVAGQGLAAAELDAVQGEVRRRLLTSGRVLIGRTRIPARGGRPAAVALKLTLLNPNATATDIEELLDQVVATGHDVLPREGAA; the protein is encoded by the coding sequence ATGTCGTCCCTCGACGCACCCCATAGTCCCTTCGATCGCGATGAGCGTGTGGTGGAGCTGCATCGCTGGCCCCTGGCATCGACCGTGCGGGACAGCAAACGGGGACCGTTGCCGGCCGGTACGCCGGCCGCCGTCCAGCAGCGGACTGCCGAGCTGCTCGGTGCGCCGCGGGTCCCTTCGACGGGGGTCGGCGAGTCGGCGGCGCTGGACCTGATCGCCGGACTGCTCGATCGGGATGGGATCGATCTCAGCCACCCGCACGCGGCCGCGCATCTGCAGCCGCCGGTGCTCCAGGTGGCCGTCGACGCCGATGCGCTGGCGTCCGCGAGCAACGCGTCGATGGACACGTACGACTCCGGGCCGGTGACGCTGGAGATCGAGCGCTGGGTGGTCCGGGCGCTCGCGACGATGGCCGGTTTCGGGCCGTCCGCCGATGGCGTGCTCACGCCTGGTGGGTCGATCTCCAACCTGCTCGCGGTGCTGATCGCCCGCGACAATGCCGCCGCGGCGGTCGGTATCGACGTACGGCGCAATGGGCTGGCCGGGTTGGAGAAGCCGGTGGTGTTCTGCTCGGAGCTGGCCCACTTCTCCGTGCAGCGGGCTTGCGCGGCGCTCGGTCTTGGCGAGGACGCGGCCATCACGATCCCGGCCGACGGCGACTTCCGGATGCGCTTGGACATCCTGGGCGACGAGCTGGCCAAGCCGGGCCGGACGCCGCTCGCGGTGATCGCCACGGCCGGTACCACCGACTACGGCTCGATCGACCCGATCGCGCAGATCGCGGGGCTGGCACGGCAGTACGGGGCATGGGTGCACGTGGATGCGGCGTACGGGTTCGGCGCGCTGTTCTCGGACCGGCTCGCGCCGCTGCTCGCTGAGCTTCCGTGCGCCGACTCGGTGACGCTGGACCTGCACAAGATCGGCTGGCAGCCGGCCGCGACCAGCATGCTGCTCGTCGCCGACCGGGAACGGTTCGCCTCGCTCGGCCGCTCGGTGGAGTACCTCAACCCGGCCGACGACATCGACTCCGGACTGGACGGGTTGCTCGGCCGCAGCCTGCAGACCACCCGGCGTCCGGACGCGGTGAAAGTCGCGACCACGCTGACCGCATACGGCCGGGCCGGACTGGGCAAGATGCTCGACACCTGTCACGAGCTCGCGCACGCCGCCGCGGCCCGGGTCGTTGCCGACAGCAACCTTGAGTTGCTGGCACCGGTGACCCTGACCACGGTGTTGTTCCGGGTCGCCGGGCAGGGACTGGCGGCGGCCGAGCTGGACGCCGTCCAGGGTGAGGTCCGGCGCCGGTTGCTGACGTCGGGACGGGTGCTGATCGGCCGGACCAGGATCCCGGCCCGGGGCGGCCGCCCGGCGGCGGTCGCGTTGAAGTTGACGCTGCTGAACCCGAATGCCACCGCGACGGACATCGAGGAACTGCTCGACCAGGTCGTGGCCACCGGTCACGACGTCCTGCCTCGCGAAGGAGCAGCGTGA
- a CDS encoding PfkB family carbohydrate kinase, which produces MLTHALEKLRARDGLVLERLQTTTRKSDVAPLLKIPLVQDFARLQDIDPALAALQVVAQCVRDTTDGTHQIVADAVLGLGVLGDGYSQYGLEEKVIQALRADSLGRRRATLLNNWRHLHLAMGLVPSHPPSDRTLRGTMESDVLRQLARQLLQPENHPLVVPEPAPVPPGTPRVAPSGRVIVVGGAVMDVVFRTKLIPQHETSTLADDCLITPGGKGVSQAVAAARLGLKVSLVAALGDDRFGQEIVEHLRAENVDTSLLKIVRGARTPMTGVFELRLGDSIAAVWRNSGEINLGVRDLDLLARQIADCDAVLLTFEVPRETFQRATDLAHPDEHSGPTVIVTPGQPYADGGISRLALSQIDFLVAHAWELERYIPAGHSRFDPDRVGEHLLERGVGTLCLLGYGGGLVYSQTTPRIDRLPTVSSPFKESSSTRDAFCAALAAKLIDDGTFTDTVAEWATAAMACVAEDHTHSTTMPDRDRIDRKLRSARAGR; this is translated from the coding sequence GTGCTGACTCATGCACTGGAGAAGCTTCGGGCGCGTGACGGTCTGGTGCTAGAGCGGTTGCAGACCACGACCAGGAAGAGCGACGTCGCACCGCTGCTCAAGATCCCCTTGGTCCAGGACTTCGCCCGGCTGCAGGACATCGACCCCGCGCTGGCCGCACTGCAGGTGGTCGCCCAGTGCGTTCGCGACACCACTGACGGTACTCACCAGATCGTCGCCGACGCGGTCCTCGGCCTCGGCGTACTGGGTGACGGCTACTCGCAGTACGGCCTCGAGGAGAAGGTGATCCAGGCGCTCCGGGCGGACTCGCTGGGACGCCGCCGAGCCACTCTGCTGAACAACTGGCGTCATCTGCACCTCGCGATGGGGCTGGTGCCCAGCCATCCGCCCAGTGACCGGACACTTCGGGGAACGATGGAGTCCGACGTACTACGGCAGCTGGCGCGGCAGCTGCTCCAGCCCGAGAACCACCCCCTCGTAGTACCAGAACCAGCTCCGGTACCTCCGGGCACGCCGCGGGTGGCACCGTCCGGCCGCGTCATCGTGGTCGGTGGAGCGGTGATGGATGTGGTCTTCCGGACCAAACTGATCCCGCAGCACGAGACCTCGACGCTGGCCGACGACTGCTTGATAACCCCCGGTGGCAAAGGTGTGAGCCAGGCCGTTGCCGCCGCCCGGCTGGGGCTCAAGGTCAGCCTGGTCGCGGCGCTCGGCGACGACCGGTTCGGTCAGGAGATCGTCGAGCATCTGCGGGCCGAGAACGTCGACACCTCGCTGCTCAAGATCGTCCGCGGTGCGCGGACGCCGATGACCGGCGTCTTCGAGCTGCGACTAGGCGACAGCATCGCGGCGGTCTGGCGCAACTCCGGCGAGATCAATCTGGGCGTCCGCGATCTCGACCTGCTCGCCCGCCAGATCGCCGACTGCGACGCGGTCCTGCTCACCTTCGAGGTGCCGCGCGAGACCTTCCAGCGTGCCACGGACCTGGCCCACCCGGACGAACACTCGGGTCCGACGGTGATCGTCACTCCGGGACAGCCCTACGCCGACGGCGGCATCTCCCGGCTGGCCTTGTCGCAGATCGACTTCCTCGTCGCTCATGCGTGGGAGCTCGAGCGGTACATCCCGGCCGGCCATAGCCGCTTCGACCCCGACCGGGTCGGAGAACATCTGCTCGAGCGAGGCGTCGGCACTCTCTGCCTGCTGGGCTACGGCGGCGGGCTCGTCTACTCGCAGACCACTCCGCGCATCGACCGGCTGCCGACGGTCTCGTCGCCGTTCAAGGAGTCCTCGAGCACCCGGGACGCTTTCTGCGCCGCGCTGGCCGCGAAGCTGATCGACGACGGCACCTTCACCGACACGGTCGCCGAGTGGGCCACCGCAGCGATGGCCTGCGTCGCCGAGGACCACACGCACTCAACGACGATGCCCGACCGGGACCGGATCGATCGGAAGCTCCGCAGCGCCCGAGCCGGCCGCTGA